A portion of the Glycine max cultivar Williams 82 chromosome 10, Glycine_max_v4.0, whole genome shotgun sequence genome contains these proteins:
- the LOC100779328 gene encoding protein PSK SIMULATOR 1, giving the protein MALETLLVKVKTAISNSIDSVPPKLLKKKPSFKAKQNVGVLAFEIGGVMSKLLHLWHSLSDATIVRVQNDALNLEGVRKIISNDESFLLGLACAEFAESLRVAANSVTRLSARCEDPALRSFHWAFLEFADSGRDPNMWALSGPKDTDSKLKKMERYVTLTATLYREMEELTVLENSFRKALNHADGNSKDQQKLYELQQKIFWQKQEVKDLKERSLWSRSFDSVVVLLVRFSFTVLARIKVVFGIGRHIPCLSCTLSASATVYPSDQNPNGFVYESLEEEEDLKLEEEEANGFFAANSKLLRPPESTLGASGLALHYANLIIVMEKMIKSPHLVGVDARDDLYGMLPRSIRWGLRGRLRGVGFCASDPVLAGEWRDALGRILGWLSPLAHNMIKWQSERSFEQHNLVPKTNVLLLQTLFFANKDKTEAAITELLVGLNYIWRFEREMTAKALFECANSNGLLLKLNKPSQ; this is encoded by the coding sequence ATGGCCCTCGAGACGCTCCTCGTGAAGGTCAAAACCGCCATATCAAACAGCATCGACTCGGTTCCGCCGAAGCTCCTGAAGAAGAAACCTTCTTTCAAAGCGAAGCAGAACGTCGGCGTTCTGGCATTCGAGATCGGCGGCGTGATGTCGAAGCTCCTCCACCTCTGGCACTCGCTCTCCGACGCCACCATCGTGCGCGTCCAAAACGATGCCTTGAACCTCGAGGGCGTGCGGAAGATCATCTCCAACGACGAGTCGTTCCTCCTCGGACTCGCCTGCGCCGAGTTCGCCGAGTCGCTCCGAGTCGCGGCCAACTCGGTGACGCGGCTCAGCGCGCGCTGCGAGGACCCCGCCCTGCGCTCCTTCCACTGGGCCTTCCTCGAGTTCGCGGACTCGGGCCGCGACCCGAACATGTGGGCCCTCTCCGGCCCAAAAGATACCGATTCGAAGCTCAAGAAAATGGAGCGTTACGTGACCCTCACGGCAACACTCTACCGCGAAATGGAGGAGCTCACGGTTCTGGAAAACTCCTTCAGAAAAGCCCTGAATCACGCTGACGGCAACAGCAAAGATCAGCAGAAACTCTACGAGCTTCAGCAGAAGATCTTTTGGCAGAAGCAAGAGGTGAAGGATCTAAAAGAAAGATCTTTATGGAGCAGAAGTTTCGACAGTGTTGTTGTACTCCTCGTGAGGTTCAGCTTCACCGTTTTAGCAAGGATTAAGGTTGTCTTCGGAATCGGTCGCCACATACCTTGTCTATCTTGTACTTTGTCGGCTTCCGCCACTGTTTATCCATCTGACCAAAACCCTAATGGGTTTGTTTATGAGTcattggaagaagaagaagatttgaAGCTTGAAGAAGAAGAGGCGAATGGGTTTTTTGCGGCAAACTCGAAGCTTTTGAGGCCACCCGAGAGCACGTTGGGGGCTTCGGGTTTGGCTTTGCATTATGCGAATCTGATCATAGTGATGGAGAAGATGATAAAGTCACCGCACTTGGTTGGTGTGGATGCGAGGGATGATTTGTATGGGATGTTGCCGAGGAGCATAAGGTGGGGTTTGAGGGGAAGATTGAGAGGGGTGGGGTTTTGTGCAAGTGATCCTGTTTTGGCTGGTGAATGGAGAGATGCGTTAGGGAGAATATTGGGGTGGTTGTCACCTTTGGCACATAACATGATCAAGTGGCAAAGTGAGAGAAGCTTTGAGCAACACAATTTGGTGCCCAAGACTAATGTGTTGCTGTTGCAGACTTTGTTCTTTGCTAACAAGGACAAGACTGAGGCTGCCATCACTGAACTGCTTGTGGGGTTGAACTATATTTGGAGGTTTGAGAGAGAAATGACTGCTAAGGCTCTGTTTGAATGCGCCAATTCTAATGGGTTATTGTTAAAGTTGAACAAACCCAGTCAATGA
- the SCAM-4 gene encoding calmodulin — protein sequence MADILSEEQIVDFKEAFGLFDKDGDGCITVEELATVIRSLDQNPTEEELQDMISEVDADGNGTIEFDEFLSLMAKKVKDTDAEEELKEAFKVFDKDQNGYISASELRHVMINLGEKLTDEEVEQMIKEADLDGDGQVNYEEFVKMMMTVR from the exons ATGGCAGATATCCTGAGTGAAGAACAGATTGTTGATTTTAAAGAGGCCTTTGGCTTGTTTGACAAAGATGGAGATG GTTGCATTACTGTGGAAGAACTTGCCACTGTCATTCGGTCATTGGATCAGAACCCCACTGAAGAAGAGCTCCAAGATATGATAAGCGAAGTCGATGCAGATGGCAATGGAACCATTGAATTTGACGAGTTCTTGAGCTTGATGGCCAAGAAAGTCAAA GACACTGATGCAGAGGAGGAGCTCAAAGAAGCTTTCAAGGTTTTTGACAAAGATCAAAATGGCTACATATCAGCTAGTGAg TTGAGACACGTAATGATCAATCTAGGGGAAAAACTAACCGATGAAGAGGTGGAGCAGATGATTAAAGAAGCAGATTTGGACGGTGATGGCCAAGTTAACTATGAGGAATTCGTCAAGATGATGATGACCGTTCGATGA